Proteins encoded in a region of the Populus alba chromosome 13, ASM523922v2, whole genome shotgun sequence genome:
- the LOC118034438 gene encoding 2-methylpropanoate--CoA ligase CCL4 produces MDELKPSPVNSTPLTPIAFLERAAVAYADCPSIIYNDTTFTWSQTNRRCLQVASSLSSYGIKTGHVVSVLAPNVPATYELQFAVPMAGAILHNINTRLDARNVCILLRHSESKLVFVDYLSRELILEAVSLFPPNTKRPTLVLITDDADAAADQSSCSSLTAYFSCSYEDMVEKGDPGFKWVQPQSEWDPVVLNYTSGTTSSPKGVVQSHRGIFIVSATALIDWGVPKHPVYLWALPIFHTNGWSHVWGMAAVGGTNICLRKVEAPTIYNLIDRHGVTHMSGAPVVLNILTKSPDVEPLKNPIHILTAGAPPPAAVILRTESLGFVVSHGYGLTETAGLVVSCAWKPKWNTFPASERARLKARQGVTMAGFTEMDVVDPRTGESMRRDGVSVGEVVLRGGCLMLGYLKDPLGTSKCMKDGWFYTGDVGIMHQDGYLEIKDRSKDVIISGGENISSVEVESVLYTHPAVHEAAVVGRPDEFWGETPCAFVDLKDGLNQKPCEKDIIDFCRKNMPHFMVPKTVVFKDELPRTSTGKIQKFVLKEIAKGMGLKK; encoded by the coding sequence ATGGACGAACTAAAGCCAAGCCCGGTGAACTCGACTCCCCTCACACCAATAGCTTTCTTGGAAAGAGCAGCTGTTGCATACGCTGATTGCCCATCCATCATCTACAACGACACCACTTTTACGTGGTCTCAAACTAACCGTAGATGTCTCCAAGTAGCATCATCTCTATCATCCTACGGCATCAAGACTGGTCATGTGGTCTCCGTTCTGGCCCCCAACGTCCCTGCCACGTATGAGCTTCAGTTTGCCGTGCCCATGGCTGGTGCCATCCTCCACAACATCAACACACGTCTTGACGCACGAAATGTTTGCATACTCCTGCGTCACAGCGAGTCAAAGCTCGTTTTCGTTGATTACCTCTCACGTGAGCTCATCCTTGAAGCAGTGTCTTTGTTTCCTCCAAACACAAAACGCCCTACACTCGTCCTCATCACTGATGACGCGGACGCTGCTGCAGACCAATCATCATGTTCATCACTGACCGCTTATTTTAGCTGCTCTTATGAGGACATGGTGGAGAAAGGTGATCCTGGGTTCAAGTGGGTCCAGCCACAAAGTGAGTGGGACCCAGTTGTCCTAAACTACACGTCAGGGACTACCTCGTCTCCTAAAGGTGTGGTCCAATCTCATAGAGGTATTTTCATCGTGTCCGCTACAGCGTTAATTGATTGGGGAGTTCCAAAACATCCCGTATATTTGTGGGCGTTACCAATCTTTCATACCAATGGATGGAGCCATGTGTGGGGCATGGCAGCCGTTGGTGGGACCAACATCTGTCTCCGTAAAGTGGAAGCCCCCACAATCTACAATTTGATCGATAGACACGGTGTGACTCACATGAGTGGTGCTCCTGTGGTGTTAAACATCCTAACAAAATCTCCTGACGTTGAGCCCCTCAAGAACCCAATACACATTCTAACCGCTGGAGCTCCACCCCCAGCAGCCGTGATACTCAGGACTGAGTCACTGGGTTTTGTGGTGAGTCATGGGTACGGGTTAACTGAGACAGCAGGGCTTGTGGTGTCTTGTGCATGGAAACCAAAGTGGAATACATTTCCAGCAAGTGAGAGAGCTAGACTAAAAGCAAGACAAGGAGTTACCATGGCTGGGTTTACTGAGATGGACGTTGTGGATCCCAGAACAGGGGAGAGCATGAGACGAGATGGGGTTTCAGTTGGAGAAGTAGTTTTGAGAGGCGGGTGCTTAATGCTAGGTTATCTGAAGGATCCATTGGGTACGTCAAAATGCATGAAGGATGGCTGGTTTTACACGGGGGATGTGGGCATTATGCACCAAGATGGTTATTTAGAAATCAAAGATAGGTCAAAAGATGTGATCATTAGCGGTGGAGAGAATATTAGTAGCGTGGAGGTTGAGTCTGTGTTGTATACACATCCTGCTGTTCATGAGGCAGCTGTTGTGGGTCGACCTGATGAGTTTTGGGGGGAGACGCCATGTGCATTTGTGGACTTGAAAGATGGGTTGAACCAAAAACCTTGCGAAAAggatataattgatttttgtaggAAAAATATGCCTCACTTTATGGTGCCGAAGACTGTGGTGTTTAAAGATGAGCTTCCAAGGACATCAACCGGGAAGATTCAAAAGTTTGTGCTCAAGGAAATTGCTAAAGGTATGGGccttaaaaagtaa